A window from Pseudomonas alloputida encodes these proteins:
- a CDS encoding DUF2897 family protein has protein sequence MPWYAWLILIIALGSIVGGLMLLRDTAKKLPLTEEQLRKVHERNAEADAKDAQDR, from the coding sequence ATGCCCTGGTATGCCTGGCTGATACTCATCATAGCCCTCGGCTCGATTGTCGGCGGGTTGATGCTGCTGCGCGACACGGCCAAGAAACTGCCGCTGACCGAAGAACAACTGCGCAAGGTACATGAGCGTAATGCCGAAGCGGATGCCAAGGACGCGCAGGACCGCTAA
- a CDS encoding ComEA family DNA-binding protein, with protein sequence MRNNVLSYLLLPLFASLSFSLSAAPASTMAVPEPVPVVAQAQQAPRLDLNTADALTLQKELNGIGKAKAEAIVAYREANGPFASVDELLEIKGIGNALLERNRDKVMVE encoded by the coding sequence ATGCGCAATAACGTTCTGTCGTACCTGCTGCTGCCGCTGTTCGCCAGTCTGTCGTTCTCCCTGAGCGCCGCCCCGGCCAGCACCATGGCTGTGCCCGAACCGGTGCCGGTGGTGGCCCAGGCCCAGCAGGCGCCAAGGCTGGACTTGAACACGGCGGATGCACTCACCCTGCAAAAGGAGCTGAACGGCATTGGCAAGGCCAAGGCGGAGGCTATCGTGGCCTACCGCGAGGCCAATGGGCCGTTTGCTTCAGTGGATGAGCTGCTGGAGATAAAGGGGATAGGCAATGCGTTGCTGGAGCGCAACCGGGACAAGGTGATGGTGGAGTAA
- the wecB gene encoding non-hydrolyzing UDP-N-acetylglucosamine 2-epimerase → MPLKILTVFGTRPEAIKMAPLALQLAQDSRFEARVCVTGQHRQMLDQVLELFGISPEYDLNIMKAGQDLTGVTTAILQGIRPVLAAFKSDVVLVHGDTATTFATSLAAYYQQIPIAHVEAGLRTNNLYSPWPEEGNRRLTGALAALHFAPTATSRDNLLREGTDPAHIFTTGNTVIDALLEVEQKLQSPALKARFASHFSYLAAERRLLLVTGHRRENFGGGFERICQALVQIARQFPELDVVYPVHLNPNVREPVNRLLGDVSNIHLVEPLDYLPFVYLMTRAYVILTDSGGIQEEAPALGKPVLVMRDTTERPEAVAAGTVKLVGTEVASIVRALSTLLTDEAAYREMSFAHNPYGDGKACARIRKALATWPPPHRSM, encoded by the coding sequence GTGCCCCTCAAGATCCTGACTGTTTTCGGTACCCGCCCAGAAGCCATCAAGATGGCCCCGCTAGCCCTGCAACTGGCGCAGGACAGCCGCTTCGAAGCCCGCGTGTGCGTCACCGGCCAGCACCGGCAAATGCTCGATCAGGTACTGGAGCTGTTCGGCATCAGCCCCGAATACGACTTGAACATCATGAAAGCCGGCCAGGACCTGACCGGTGTGACCACCGCCATCTTGCAAGGCATCCGACCGGTGCTGGCTGCGTTCAAGTCCGACGTGGTGCTGGTGCACGGCGACACTGCCACCACCTTTGCCACCAGCCTGGCGGCTTACTACCAGCAAATCCCCATTGCCCATGTAGAAGCCGGCCTGCGCACCAACAACCTGTATTCACCCTGGCCCGAAGAAGGCAACCGGCGCCTGACCGGGGCCCTTGCCGCGCTGCACTTCGCGCCCACTGCCACCTCGCGCGACAACCTGTTGCGCGAAGGCACCGATCCGGCGCACATCTTCACCACCGGTAACACCGTGATCGACGCCTTGCTGGAGGTGGAGCAAAAGCTGCAAAGCCCCGCGCTGAAGGCCCGTTTCGCCAGCCACTTCAGCTACCTGGCAGCCGAGCGCCGGCTGTTGCTGGTCACCGGCCACCGGCGCGAGAACTTTGGTGGCGGCTTCGAGCGCATCTGCCAGGCCCTGGTGCAGATTGCACGGCAATTCCCCGAGTTGGACGTGGTGTACCCGGTCCACCTCAACCCCAACGTGCGCGAGCCGGTCAACCGGCTGTTGGGGGATGTGAGCAACATCCACCTTGTCGAACCGCTGGATTACCTGCCGTTCGTTTACCTCATGACCCGGGCCTATGTGATTCTGACCGACTCGGGTGGCATTCAGGAGGAAGCGCCGGCCCTGGGCAAACCGGTGCTGGTGATGCGCGACACTACCGAGCGCCCAGAAGCCGTGGCGGCAGGTACGGTCAAGCTGGTGGGCACCGAAGTAGCATCGATTGTGCGGGCGTTGAGTACCTTGCTGACCGATGAGGCGGCGTATCGCGAAATGAGCTTCGCCCATAACCCCTATGGCGATGGCAAAGCCTGCGCGCGCATACGCAAAGCCCTGGCCACCTGGCCCCCCCCCCACCGCTCAATGTAG
- a CDS encoding DUF3077 domain-containing protein, whose amino-acid sequence MKNNNQSPLLTAGIETFLEAGNPTLDLLRVQPGIPVDDAYEHVSVLLGYCKHLVREGDMEDDHKMLGAADYLLATAKALMNDIEIAKNRHH is encoded by the coding sequence ATGAAAAACAACAACCAATCCCCCCTCCTCACCGCAGGCATCGAAACCTTCCTCGAAGCCGGCAACCCCACCCTGGACCTGCTCCGCGTCCAACCCGGCATCCCCGTCGATGACGCCTATGAACACGTCTCCGTCCTGCTGGGCTACTGCAAGCACCTGGTACGCGAAGGTGACATGGAAGACGACCACAAGATGCTGGGCGCAGCGGATTACCTGCTGGCCACCGCAAAAGCCCTGATGAACGACATCGAGATTGCGAAAAACAGGCACCACTGA
- the pgi gene encoding glucose-6-phosphate isomerase, whose product MAFYRTPHDVTALPAWKALQQHREAMRGFSMSEAFAADAKRFDQFSLSACGLFLDYSKNLITEQSRDLLVNLANEVGLQDAIKSMFSGEIINASEGRPVLHTALRRPVGDKLSVNGVNVMPEVHKVLNQITELVGRIHDGLWRGYSEKPITDVVNIGIGGSFLGPELVSEALLPYAQRGVRCHYLANIDGSEFHELSANLRAETTLFIVSSKSFNTLETLKNAMAARTWYLAQGGSEAELYRHFIAVSSNKAAAVAFGIREENIFPMWDWVGGRYSLWSAIGLPIALAIGTANFKELLSGAYTMDQHFQTAPFDKNMPVLLALLGVWYGNFWDANSHAILPYDHYLRNITKHLQQLDMESNGKSVLQDGTPVKTDTGPVIWGGVGCNGQHAYHQLLHQGTQLIPADFIVPVVSFNPVADHHQWLYANCLSQSQALMLGKTREEAEAELRAKGLNEADIEKLAPHKVIPGNRPSNTLVVERISPRRLGALVAMYEHKVFVQSVIWGINAFDQWGVELGKELGKSVYQRLVGSLEDSAEDGSTQGLINYFRGKHRG is encoded by the coding sequence ATGGCGTTCTACCGTACACCTCACGATGTCACTGCTCTGCCAGCCTGGAAGGCGCTTCAGCAACACCGCGAAGCCATGCGAGGCTTCAGCATGTCCGAAGCCTTTGCCGCCGATGCCAAGCGCTTCGACCAGTTTTCCCTTAGCGCTTGCGGCCTGTTCCTCGACTACTCAAAAAACCTGATCACCGAGCAAAGCCGCGATCTGCTGGTCAACCTGGCCAATGAAGTGGGCCTGCAGGACGCCATCAAGTCGATGTTCAGCGGTGAGATCATCAACGCCTCCGAAGGCCGTCCGGTGCTGCACACCGCCTTGCGCCGGCCTGTAGGTGACAAACTCAGCGTCAACGGCGTGAACGTCATGCCGGAAGTGCACAAGGTGCTCAACCAGATTACCGAACTGGTTGGTCGCATTCACGATGGCCTGTGGCGCGGCTACAGCGAAAAGCCGATCACCGACGTGGTCAACATTGGCATTGGCGGTTCGTTCCTCGGCCCCGAGCTGGTTTCCGAAGCGCTGCTACCCTACGCCCAGCGCGGCGTGCGCTGCCACTACCTGGCCAATATCGACGGCAGCGAGTTCCACGAGCTGTCGGCCAACCTGCGCGCCGAAACCACCCTGTTCATCGTCTCGTCGAAGTCGTTCAACACCCTCGAGACGCTGAAAAACGCCATGGCCGCGCGGACCTGGTACCTGGCCCAAGGCGGCTCGGAAGCCGAGCTGTACCGCCACTTCATTGCCGTATCCAGCAACAAGGCCGCTGCTGTAGCGTTCGGTATCCGCGAAGAAAACATCTTCCCGATGTGGGACTGGGTGGGTGGGCGCTACTCGCTGTGGTCGGCCATCGGCCTGCCGATCGCCCTGGCCATCGGCACTGCCAACTTCAAGGAACTGCTGTCCGGTGCCTACACCATGGACCAGCACTTCCAGACCGCACCGTTCGACAAGAACATGCCGGTGCTACTGGCCCTGCTGGGCGTGTGGTATGGCAACTTCTGGGACGCAAACAGCCACGCGATCCTGCCGTACGACCACTACCTGCGCAACATCACCAAGCACCTGCAGCAGCTGGACATGGAATCCAACGGCAAGAGCGTGCTGCAAGACGGTACCCCGGTGAAGACCGACACCGGGCCGGTGATCTGGGGCGGCGTGGGCTGCAACGGCCAGCATGCCTACCACCAGTTGCTGCACCAGGGCACCCAGTTGATTCCGGCCGATTTCATCGTGCCGGTGGTGAGCTTCAACCCGGTGGCCGACCACCACCAGTGGCTGTACGCCAACTGCCTGTCGCAGAGCCAGGCGCTGATGCTGGGCAAAACCCGCGAGGAAGCTGAAGCCGAATTGCGCGCTAAAGGCCTCAACGAAGCAGACATCGAAAAGCTGGCCCCGCACAAGGTGATCCCGGGTAACCGCCCGAGCAACACATTGGTGGTCGAGCGCATCAGCCCGCGCCGGCTGGGTGCGCTGGTGGCCATGTACGAGCACAAGGTGTTCGTACAGAGCGTTATCTGGGGTATCAACGCCTTCGATCAGTGGGGCGTCGAGCTGGGCAAGGAACTGGGCAAGAGCGTTTACCAGCGCTTGGTCGGTAGCCTGGAAGACAGCGCCGAAGACGGTTCCACCCAAGGCCTGATCAATTACTTTCGTGGTAAACACCGTGGCTGA
- the kdsA gene encoding 3-deoxy-8-phosphooctulonate synthase encodes MIKINSTIECSNSAPFVLFGGINVLESEDLALTACAEYVRVTQKLGIPYVFKASFDKANRSSIHSYRGPGMEEGLRIFEKVKAEFGVPIITDVHEIYQTAPVAEVVDVLQLPAFLARQTDLVVALAKTGKPVNIKKPQFLSPSQMQNIVHKFKEAGNDQLILCDRGTCMGYDNLIVDMLGFGVMKRTCQDLPIIFDVTHALQNRDPSGAASGGRREQVVELARAGMGVGLAGLFLEAHPNPDQAKCDGPSALPLDKLEPFLAQIKALDDLVKSFPQLTIA; translated from the coding sequence ATGATCAAGATCAACTCCACAATCGAATGCTCCAACTCGGCTCCTTTTGTGCTATTCGGCGGCATCAACGTGCTCGAGTCTGAAGACCTGGCCCTTACTGCCTGTGCAGAATATGTGCGCGTCACGCAGAAGCTGGGCATCCCGTATGTGTTCAAAGCCAGCTTTGATAAAGCCAATCGCTCATCGATCCATTCCTACCGTGGCCCCGGCATGGAAGAAGGGCTGCGGATCTTTGAAAAGGTGAAGGCAGAATTTGGCGTGCCGATAATCACCGACGTTCACGAAATCTACCAAACGGCCCCGGTGGCGGAAGTCGTCGATGTGCTGCAGCTGCCGGCATTCCTCGCCCGTCAAACAGACCTAGTTGTTGCCTTGGCCAAAACCGGCAAGCCGGTGAACATCAAAAAGCCCCAATTCCTCAGCCCTTCGCAGATGCAGAACATCGTGCATAAGTTCAAGGAAGCGGGTAATGACCAGTTGATCCTTTGCGACAGGGGCACTTGCATGGGCTACGACAACCTGATCGTGGACATGCTTGGCTTCGGCGTCATGAAGCGTACTTGCCAAGATCTGCCGATCATCTTTGACGTCACTCATGCCCTGCAGAATCGCGACCCATCGGGTGCGGCTTCTGGCGGTCGGCGCGAGCAGGTGGTAGAGCTGGCACGTGCCGGCATGGGAGTCGGATTGGCTGGCCTGTTCCTGGAAGCCCACCCAAACCCTGATCAGGCCAAGTGTGATGGCCCGAGCGCACTGCCATTGGACAAGCTGGAACCCTTCCTGGCACAAATCAAAGCGCTGGATGATCTGGTAAAATCATTCCCGCAATTGACTATTGCCTAA
- a CDS encoding KpsF/GutQ family sugar-phosphate isomerase: MNHLDIAKEALVAQAQAVAKLADRLDGQFQSAVDLILACEGRTVVCGMGKSGLIGKKMVATFASTGTPSFFLHPAEAFHGDLGMLKPVDVLVLISYSGETEELIKLIPSLKSFGNKFIAMTGSGNSTLAKHADIWLDISVDREVCPNNLAPTTSTLATMAMGDALAVALITANQFKPMDFARYHPGGSLGRKLLTRVADVMHSPAPIVSPASSFQDCLLMMTQSRLGLAMVMDGNELVGIVTDGDLRRALLKNNQVIHASVTEFMTLNPHTIPADCRVSVAEAYMLENKIRALAVVDDCGAIVGVVEIFDGNPVA; this comes from the coding sequence ATGAACCATCTTGATATCGCCAAAGAAGCCCTCGTTGCCCAGGCCCAGGCGGTCGCCAAACTAGCGGATCGTCTTGATGGTCAGTTCCAAAGCGCGGTCGATTTGATTCTTGCCTGTGAAGGGCGGACAGTAGTTTGTGGTATGGGCAAATCCGGCCTGATTGGCAAAAAAATGGTCGCTACTTTTGCCTCTACCGGTACGCCTAGCTTCTTCCTGCACCCGGCAGAAGCTTTTCACGGCGACCTGGGGATGCTCAAGCCCGTTGATGTGCTGGTGCTGATAAGTTACAGCGGAGAAACCGAAGAGCTGATCAAGCTGATTCCCAGCCTCAAGTCATTCGGCAATAAATTTATTGCGATGACCGGGAGCGGCAACTCCACTCTAGCCAAACATGCAGACATTTGGCTTGATATTTCGGTGGATCGCGAAGTTTGTCCAAATAACCTAGCGCCTACCACGTCCACATTAGCCACCATGGCCATGGGGGATGCGCTGGCAGTGGCTCTGATTACCGCGAATCAGTTCAAACCGATGGACTTTGCCCGTTACCATCCCGGCGGAAGCCTTGGTCGAAAATTGTTGACTCGCGTAGCTGACGTAATGCACTCGCCGGCACCGATTGTTTCGCCAGCGAGCAGTTTTCAAGACTGCCTGCTGATGATGACGCAAAGCCGGCTTGGCTTAGCCATGGTGATGGATGGTAATGAACTTGTCGGTATTGTAACGGATGGCGACCTGCGTCGTGCCTTGTTAAAAAATAACCAGGTTATTCATGCCTCTGTAACTGAGTTCATGACGCTGAACCCCCACACCATTCCAGCGGATTGCCGCGTGTCGGTCGCTGAAGCTTACATGCTGGAGAACAAAATCCGTGCCTTGGCGGTGGTCGACGATTGCGGGGCTATTGTTGGCGTCGTCGAGATTTTTGACGGCAATCCCGTAGCGTGA
- a CDS encoding polysaccharide biosynthesis protein: protein MSDAKNSRVREYLVNLSRRKKRLVQVCADVVLIWLALWLSFIVRLGIDEMYNPVIKHAWLFMVAPLVAIPLFIRFGMYRAVMRYFGNDALVTIIKAVTLSSLILAVVVYWYSNHQVIVPRSIIFNYWWLSMVIIGGLRLIMRQYFLGDWFTGAHQIPFANRDDGLVKVAIYGAGTAGNQLLAALRMGRAMRPVAFIDDDSDLANRVISGLQVYKPKHLQQMIKETGAQEILLALPSVSRARRKEILALLEPYPLHVRSVPAFADLASGRVKVDDIQDVDIADLLGRDPVPAKEGLLERCIHKQTVLVTGAGGSIGSELCRQIIGLGPTTLLLFDHSEYNLYAILSELEQRVARESLPVRLLPILGSVRNQQHLAHVMSTWRVATVYHAAAYKHVPMVEHNMAEGILNNVFGTLCTAQAALQSGVANFVLISTDKAVRPTNVMGGTKRLSELILQALSREAAPVMYGDSSKIARVNKTRFTMVRFGNVLGSSGSVIPLFHKQIKAGGPITVTHPKITRYFMTIPEAAQLVVQAGAMGQGGDVFVLDMGEPVKIVELAEKMIHLSGLSVRSSGNPNGDIAIEFTGLRPGEKLFEELLIGDDVSPTVHPMIMVANEDYVTWDVLRERIAVLLNAVAVDDFGRIRQLLRELVNGYVPEGEIVDWIYQQQRQDS, encoded by the coding sequence ATGAGCGACGCAAAGAACAGCAGGGTGCGTGAGTACCTAGTTAACTTGTCCAGGCGGAAAAAGCGTCTTGTGCAAGTGTGCGCCGACGTGGTGCTGATCTGGTTGGCGTTATGGTTGTCTTTTATCGTGCGCCTGGGCATCGATGAAATGTACAACCCGGTCATCAAACACGCCTGGTTGTTCATGGTTGCGCCTCTCGTAGCCATTCCGCTGTTCATTCGTTTTGGCATGTACCGGGCGGTGATGCGCTACTTCGGCAATGATGCATTGGTGACCATTATCAAGGCCGTTACCCTGTCATCGCTCATTCTGGCTGTGGTTGTGTACTGGTACAGCAACCATCAGGTAATCGTGCCGCGCTCGATCATTTTCAACTATTGGTGGTTGAGCATGGTCATCATTGGTGGTTTACGCCTGATCATGCGCCAGTATTTCCTGGGTGACTGGTTTACCGGCGCCCATCAGATACCGTTCGCCAACCGCGATGATGGCCTGGTCAAGGTAGCCATCTATGGTGCAGGCACCGCCGGCAACCAGCTGCTGGCAGCGTTGCGCATGGGGCGGGCGATGCGCCCGGTGGCGTTCATTGATGATGACAGTGACCTTGCCAACCGGGTCATTTCCGGTTTGCAGGTGTACAAGCCCAAGCATCTGCAGCAGATGATCAAGGAAACCGGTGCACAGGAAATCCTCCTCGCCCTGCCTTCGGTATCGCGCGCCCGGCGCAAGGAGATTCTCGCCTTGCTCGAACCTTACCCGTTGCACGTGCGCAGCGTGCCGGCCTTTGCCGACCTGGCAAGTGGCCGGGTCAAAGTGGATGACATCCAAGACGTGGACATTGCCGATTTGCTTGGGCGTGACCCGGTACCCGCCAAGGAAGGGCTGCTCGAACGCTGCATCCACAAGCAAACGGTACTGGTCACCGGGGCCGGTGGCTCCATCGGCTCCGAGCTTTGCCGCCAGATCATAGGGCTTGGGCCAACGACATTGCTGCTGTTCGACCACAGCGAGTACAACCTCTACGCTATCCTCAGTGAGCTGGAGCAACGCGTTGCGCGCGAGTCGCTGCCGGTGCGACTGCTGCCCATTCTGGGGTCGGTACGCAATCAGCAGCATCTTGCCCACGTTATGTCCACTTGGCGGGTAGCCACCGTCTACCACGCGGCGGCTTACAAACATGTGCCCATGGTTGAGCACAACATGGCGGAGGGTATACTCAACAATGTGTTCGGCACGCTTTGTACCGCACAGGCTGCTTTGCAATCAGGCGTTGCCAACTTCGTGCTTATCTCGACTGACAAGGCGGTGCGCCCCACGAACGTGATGGGCGGTACCAAGCGTCTTTCCGAGTTGATTCTGCAAGCACTAAGCCGCGAGGCGGCACCCGTCATGTACGGTGACAGCAGCAAGATCGCCCGGGTGAACAAAACCCGCTTCACCATGGTGCGCTTTGGCAATGTGCTGGGCTCCTCTGGCTCGGTGATCCCGTTGTTCCACAAGCAGATCAAGGCCGGTGGCCCAATTACGGTTACCCACCCGAAGATTACCCGCTATTTCATGACTATCCCCGAAGCCGCTCAACTGGTGGTTCAGGCAGGGGCGATGGGGCAGGGCGGGGACGTATTTGTTCTCGACATGGGGGAGCCGGTAAAAATTGTTGAGCTGGCTGAGAAAATGATTCATCTCTCGGGCCTTAGCGTACGTAGCTCGGGTAACCCCAATGGTGATATCGCCATCGAGTTCACGGGGTTGCGCCCAGGTGAGAAGCTTTTTGAAGAGTTGTTGATTGGCGATGACGTTTCGCCTACCGTCCACCCGATGATCATGGTAGCGAATGAAGACTACGTCACTTGGGACGTCTTGCGTGAACGTATTGCCGTGTTACTCAATGCAGTGGCGGTGGATGACTTTGGCCGTATCCGGCAACTGTTGCGTGAACTAGTGAACGGGTATGTGCCGGAAGGAGAAATTGTCGACTGGATCTACCAACAGCAGCGGCAGGACAGTTGA
- a CDS encoding MraY family glycosyltransferase has product MIWLIVLATVASCLMTAVLRRYALSRSLLDIPNARSSHTLPTPRGGGLAFVVAFLAALLGLGWGGYVAPAVLTSVLGAGGLVALIGFMDDHGHIAARWRLLGHFAAAAWGLAWLGGMPPLSVFGLLLAPVWLGSAIGLLYLVWLLNLYNFMDGIDGIASIEAICVCMGGSLLYWLTGHAEAAWLPILLAATVAGFLCWNFPPARIFMGDAGSGFLGIVLGLLALVAGWVNPLLFWGWLILSGVFVVDATFTLARRLLRGDKVYQAHRSHAYQYAARRHGHHRPVSLAVAAINLVWLLPVALAVVLLNLDGALGTLFAYVPLILLAITYQAGEQE; this is encoded by the coding sequence ATGATATGGCTGATTGTGCTGGCAACTGTAGCCTCGTGCTTGATGACCGCCGTGCTGCGCCGCTATGCGCTGTCCCGTAGCCTGTTGGACATCCCCAATGCGCGTAGCTCGCATACCTTGCCAACCCCGCGAGGCGGCGGCTTGGCTTTCGTGGTCGCTTTCCTGGCTGCGTTGCTGGGCCTGGGGTGGGGCGGGTACGTTGCTCCGGCAGTGCTGACCAGTGTGTTGGGGGCGGGGGGGCTGGTTGCGCTGATAGGCTTCATGGACGACCACGGGCACATCGCCGCACGCTGGCGGCTGTTGGGGCATTTTGCGGCGGCCGCTTGGGGGCTCGCCTGGCTAGGGGGGATGCCGCCGCTCAGCGTTTTCGGCTTGTTGCTGGCGCCGGTCTGGTTGGGTAGCGCCATCGGTTTGCTGTATTTGGTATGGCTGCTCAACTTGTACAATTTCATGGACGGCATTGATGGCATCGCCAGTATCGAGGCCATCTGCGTGTGCATGGGCGGAAGCCTGCTCTACTGGCTCACTGGTCATGCCGAGGCAGCGTGGCTGCCGATATTACTGGCGGCCACTGTGGCGGGCTTCCTGTGCTGGAATTTCCCCCCCGCACGTATTTTTATGGGCGATGCCGGCAGTGGCTTTCTGGGTATCGTGCTAGGGCTGCTGGCATTAGTGGCAGGCTGGGTAAACCCGCTATTATTCTGGGGGTGGTTAATACTTTCGGGTGTATTCGTGGTTGATGCCACGTTTACCTTGGCGCGGCGCCTGCTGCGCGGTGACAAGGTTTATCAGGCGCATCGCAGCCATGCTTATCAGTATGCGGCTCGCCGGCATGGTCACCATCGACCGGTGAGCCTGGCCGTGGCGGCTATTAACCTGGTCTGGCTACTACCGGTGGCCCTGGCGGTAGTGCTGTTGAACCTCGATGGCGCACTGGGAACCCTGTTCGCTTATGTGCCTCTGATATTGCTGGCAATCACCTATCAGGCTGGGGAGCAAGAATAG
- a CDS encoding UDP-glucose 4-epimerase family protein encodes MERRTILVTGASGFVGGALCRQLATLGSFAIRAASRDLGGASVAGIQAVTVADLSATTDWARALSGVDLVVHAAARVHVMKETASDSLAEFRRVNVDGTLNLARQAAAAGVRRFIFISSIKVNGESSQPGQPLRADDSPAPQDAYGVSKHEAEQGLRQLAAATGMEVVVIRPVLVYGPGVKANFHSMMRWLQRGVPLPFGAVCNRRSLVSLANLVDLVVTCIDHPRAANQTFLASDGDDVSLTQLLRALGLALGRPARLLPVPAGLLRGAVLLIGRRDLAQRLFGTLQVDIEKNRQLLGWYPPCTLEQGLNMTARSFLGARRP; translated from the coding sequence ATGGAAAGACGCACAATACTTGTTACAGGCGCTAGCGGCTTTGTCGGTGGCGCACTGTGTCGCCAGCTGGCCACCTTGGGTAGTTTCGCTATCCGGGCTGCATCGCGCGACCTTGGCGGGGCCTCCGTGGCCGGTATTCAGGCGGTGACTGTGGCGGACTTGAGCGCCACCACCGACTGGGCCCGGGCATTGTCAGGTGTCGACCTAGTGGTGCATGCCGCAGCCCGTGTACATGTAATGAAGGAAACCGCCAGCGACAGCTTGGCCGAGTTCCGTCGGGTGAATGTCGACGGCACCCTCAACCTTGCCCGCCAGGCTGCGGCGGCAGGCGTGCGGCGCTTTATTTTCATAAGCTCGATCAAGGTCAATGGCGAATCCAGCCAGCCCGGTCAGCCGCTGCGTGCCGATGATAGCCCCGCACCTCAGGACGCCTACGGCGTGTCCAAGCACGAAGCGGAGCAGGGGCTGCGCCAGCTAGCGGCCGCCACGGGCATGGAAGTGGTGGTGATACGACCGGTGCTGGTCTACGGGCCAGGCGTCAAGGCCAATTTCCACAGTATGATGCGCTGGCTGCAGCGTGGCGTACCCTTGCCGTTCGGCGCGGTTTGCAACCGTCGCAGCTTGGTCTCGTTGGCTAACCTGGTCGACCTGGTCGTTACCTGCATCGATCATCCTCGCGCTGCCAACCAAACCTTCCTGGCCAGCGACGGTGACGATGTCTCGCTCACCCAACTGCTACGTGCACTGGGCCTTGCGCTCGGGCGGCCCGCTCGGCTGTTGCCTGTCCCCGCGGGCCTGTTGCGCGGCGCTGTGCTGTTAATTGGCCGGCGAGACCTTGCCCAGCGGCTCTTTGGCACGCTGCAGGTAGACATTGAAAAAAACCGGCAATTGCTAGGCTGGTACCCCCCTTGCACATTGGAACAAGGACTGAACATGACCGCTCGATCTTTTCTGGGTGCACGCCGCCCATGA
- a CDS encoding glycosyltransferase family 4 protein, giving the protein MIKVLHFFKTYYPDSMGGIEQVIFQIAEGTREHGVQSEVLYLSPRGAARNEPVGSHLTHRSKLDLHVASTGFSLSVIKDFAELAAQADIVHYHFPWPYMDLVHFLGRLNKPTVVSYHSDIIKQKWLLKLYQPLMSRFLSNVDRIVVSSPNYAAHSQVLTRFKDKLAIIPFGLDRATYPSATVEKLAYWRARMSERFFLFVGALRYYKGLDYLLQAASINRLPVVIIGGGFLEAQLKQQAAELRLDNVQFLGSLADDDRAALLELCYAFVFPSHLRSESFGISLLEAAMYGKPLICCEMGSGTTFINLADQTGLVVPPRDAAALAQAMQRLWDDPAMAQAMGAKALQRYEEVFTASAMAGAYADLYRSLL; this is encoded by the coding sequence ATGATCAAGGTTCTGCATTTTTTTAAAACGTATTACCCGGACTCCATGGGTGGCATCGAACAGGTCATTTTTCAGATCGCCGAAGGCACCCGTGAGCACGGCGTGCAATCAGAGGTGCTATACCTCAGCCCGCGTGGGGCTGCGCGCAATGAACCGGTAGGCAGCCACCTGACTCACCGCTCCAAGCTGGACTTGCATGTCGCTTCAACGGGTTTTTCACTGTCGGTGATCAAGGATTTCGCCGAGCTGGCGGCCCAGGCCGACATTGTGCACTACCACTTCCCTTGGCCTTACATGGATCTGGTGCATTTTCTTGGGCGGCTGAACAAGCCGACTGTGGTCAGCTATCACTCCGATATCATCAAGCAAAAATGGCTGCTCAAGCTGTATCAGCCGTTGATGAGCCGTTTTCTTTCCAATGTTGACCGTATTGTTGTCTCCTCACCCAACTATGCCGCGCACAGTCAGGTGCTGACACGCTTCAAGGACAAGCTTGCGATCATTCCGTTCGGCCTGGACCGGGCGACCTATCCCAGTGCGACGGTAGAAAAGCTGGCGTACTGGCGCGCACGCATGAGCGAGCGCTTTTTCCTGTTTGTAGGCGCGTTGCGGTACTACAAGGGGCTGGATTACCTGCTACAGGCTGCGTCTATCAACCGTCTGCCGGTAGTGATCATCGGCGGTGGCTTCCTCGAAGCGCAGCTCAAGCAGCAGGCTGCTGAGCTCAGGCTTGACAATGTTCAGTTCCTGGGCAGCCTGGCAGACGATGACAGAGCGGCGCTGCTGGAGCTGTGTTATGCATTCGTATTTCCATCCCATCTGCGTTCCGAGTCGTTCGGCATTTCTCTGCTGGAAGCGGCAATGTATGGCAAGCCCCTGATTTGCTGCGAAATGGGCTCGGGTACGACCTTCATCAACCTGGCTGACCAGACCGGTTTGGTGGTGCCGCCTCGGGATGCCGCAGCGTTAGCGCAGGCCATGCAACGCTTGTGGGATGACCCTGCCATGGCACAGGCGATGGGGGCCAAGGCGTTGCAACGTTATGAGGAAGTATTTACCGCTTCGGCCATGGCCGGTGCGTATGCCGATCTCTACCGTAGCCTGTTGTAG